A part of Ammospiza caudacuta isolate bAmmCau1 chromosome 5, bAmmCau1.pri, whole genome shotgun sequence genomic DNA contains:
- the SYNGR1 gene encoding synaptogyrin-1 isoform X2, whose translation MDGGAFGAGKAGGAFDPQAFIRQPQTILRFVSWVFSIVVFGSIVNEGYVNRVDEVEEHCIFNRNSNACNYGITVGVLAFLSCLLYLALDAYFPQISSVKDRKKAVLSDIGVSAFWAFLWFVGFCFLTNQWQASKPEDNPLNEGGDAARAAITFSFFSIFTWGCLAFLAFRRLGDINFQEEYNTLFPNSPSLLP comes from the exons ATGGACGGGGGCGCCTTCGGAGCGGGGAAAGCCGGCGGCGCCTTCGACCCGCAGGCCTTCATCCGGCAGCCGCAGACCATCCTGCGGTTCGTCTCCTGG GTGTTCTCCATCGTGGTGTTCGGCTCCATTGTCAATGAAGGGTACGTGAACCGCGTGGATGAGGTGGAAGAGCACTGCATCTTCAACCGCAATTCCAATGCCTGCAACTATGGCATTACCGTGGGTGTCCTCGCCTTCCTCAGCTGCCTTCTTTACCTGGCCCTGGATGCCTACTTCCCGCAGATCAGCAGCGTCAAGGACCGCAAGAAGGCAGTGCTCTCGGACATTGGCGTCTCGG CCTTTTGGGCATTCCTCTGGTTCGTTGGCTTCTGCTTTCTGACCAACCAGTGGCAAGCTTCGAAACCAGAGGACAACCCACTGAATGAGGGAGGGGATGCAGCCCGAGCCGCCATCACGTTCTCGTTCTTCTCCATCTTTACCTGG GGCTGCCTCGCATTTCTGGCTTTCCGGAGACTTGGAGACATTAATTTTCAGGAGGAATACAATACCCTATTCCCTAACTCCCCATCCTTGCTGCCTTAG
- the SYNGR1 gene encoding synaptogyrin-1 isoform X1 gives MDGGAFGAGKAGGAFDPQAFIRQPQTILRFVSWVFSIVVFGSIVNEGYVNRVDEVEEHCIFNRNSNACNYGITVGVLAFLSCLLYLALDAYFPQISSVKDRKKAVLSDIGVSAFWAFLWFVGFCFLTNQWQASKPEDNPLNEGGDAARAAITFSFFSIFTWVGQAFLAYQRFQLGADSALFSQDYMDPSQDSGMPYAPYTNEEDAPDAVGTYQQPPPADAFDTETQGYQTQNY, from the exons ATGGACGGGGGCGCCTTCGGAGCGGGGAAAGCCGGCGGCGCCTTCGACCCGCAGGCCTTCATCCGGCAGCCGCAGACCATCCTGCGGTTCGTCTCCTGG GTGTTCTCCATCGTGGTGTTCGGCTCCATTGTCAATGAAGGGTACGTGAACCGCGTGGATGAGGTGGAAGAGCACTGCATCTTCAACCGCAATTCCAATGCCTGCAACTATGGCATTACCGTGGGTGTCCTCGCCTTCCTCAGCTGCCTTCTTTACCTGGCCCTGGATGCCTACTTCCCGCAGATCAGCAGCGTCAAGGACCGCAAGAAGGCAGTGCTCTCGGACATTGGCGTCTCGG CCTTTTGGGCATTCCTCTGGTTCGTTGGCTTCTGCTTTCTGACCAACCAGTGGCAAGCTTCGAAACCAGAGGACAACCCACTGAATGAGGGAGGGGATGCAGCCCGAGCCGCCATCACGTTCTCGTTCTTCTCCATCTTTACCTGG GTGGGCCAGGCGTTCCTGGCGTATCAGCGTTTCCAGCTGGGTGCCGATTCGGCCCTCTTCTCCCAGGACTACATGGACCCAAGCCAGGACTCCGGTATGCCTTATGCTCCCTACACCAACGAGGAGGATGCTCCAGATGCGGTGGGGACGTACCAGCAGCCCCCTCCAGCAGATGCTTTCGACACCGAGACACAGGGGTACCAAACGCAGAACTACTGA